One uncultured Fretibacterium sp. DNA segment encodes these proteins:
- a CDS encoding phosphoglycerate kinase gives MKLKTFGLEDIKNKKVLMRVDFNVPFKNGRVTDDARIRAHESTLRKLLDGGARVALVSHFGRPKGASDPLLSLKQIVPDVERAYGVKVLFVDDCVGPKVQAALDALSKGEVALLENVRFHPEEQKNDPAFAAELAKPFEVFVMDAFSAAHRADASTSGVIPLLSSFAGDLLVREGEMLGAVSEAPAKPFVLILGGAKVSDKIDVVGNLLDKATTILIGGGMAYTFLRAQGLEIGRSLCETDRLDFARQTLEEAKARGVRLLLPVDSVVAAVLDASETKVVSSTEMPPDRMGLDIGPKTIELFTSALKDAKSVLWNGPMGVFENPRFAAGTRAMCQAVADCTRAGAVTVIGGGDTASAVREFGFDDKFSHVSTGGGASLEYCEGKALPGMAPFEIK, from the coding sequence GTGAAACTGAAAACGTTCGGTCTTGAGGATATAAAAAACAAAAAAGTTCTGATGCGGGTTGATTTCAACGTCCCTTTCAAGAATGGAAGGGTTACCGACGACGCGCGGATCCGGGCTCACGAGAGTACCCTGCGTAAGCTCCTGGACGGGGGCGCGAGGGTGGCGCTCGTCTCCCACTTTGGCCGCCCCAAGGGGGCGTCCGATCCCCTCCTGTCCCTGAAGCAGATCGTCCCGGACGTGGAGAGGGCCTATGGGGTCAAGGTCCTGTTCGTCGATGACTGCGTGGGCCCCAAGGTGCAGGCCGCCCTGGACGCCCTGTCCAAGGGGGAGGTCGCCCTCCTCGAGAACGTGCGCTTTCACCCCGAGGAGCAGAAGAACGATCCGGCCTTCGCGGCCGAGCTGGCGAAGCCCTTCGAGGTCTTCGTCATGGATGCCTTCAGCGCGGCCCATCGGGCCGATGCCTCCACCAGCGGGGTGATCCCCCTGCTCTCGTCCTTTGCGGGGGACCTCCTGGTCCGGGAGGGGGAGATGCTCGGGGCCGTCAGCGAAGCCCCGGCAAAGCCCTTCGTCCTGATTCTGGGCGGGGCGAAGGTATCCGACAAGATCGACGTCGTCGGGAACCTCCTGGACAAGGCCACGACGATCCTCATCGGAGGGGGGATGGCCTACACGTTTCTGAGAGCCCAGGGACTCGAGATCGGCCGCTCGCTCTGCGAGACGGATCGACTGGACTTCGCCCGGCAGACCCTCGAGGAGGCCAAAGCCAGGGGAGTCCGGCTGCTCCTTCCGGTGGACAGCGTCGTCGCCGCCGTGCTCGACGCGTCGGAGACGAAGGTCGTCTCCAGCACGGAGATGCCCCCCGACCGGATGGGGCTGGATATCGGCCCCAAGACCATAGAGCTCTTCACCTCGGCCCTGAAGGATGCGAAGTCGGTCCTGTGGAACGGGCCGATGGGGGTCTTCGAGAATCCCCGATTCGCCGCGGGGACGCGAGCCATGTGCCAGGCGGTCGCGGACTGCACCCGGGCCGGGGCCGTGACGGTTATAGGAGGCGGGGACACCGCTTCCGCGGTTCGCGAGTTTGGATTCGACGACAAGTTCTCCCACGTCTCGACGGGCGGAGGGGCCAGCCTGGAGTACTGCGAGGGGAAGGCGCTTCCCGGGATGGCGCCATTCGAGATAAAGTGA
- the whiA gene encoding DNA-binding protein WhiA has protein sequence MNSLAEELWDEWIVHPVEDPLQAEAECAGLLSGLASGRGRDPLHIGTSRLWAVRRLFRLWRRTPWAGRWSLADALAVPQDMKGRVRIRLPDDLPATLESYGMELLEAVSPTASHWSWLRGLWGGCGGLYVPRSGYYLVLRVSSPSAAAILKGLLPRTRIVWQRRLLHGTHEMILRDQQKIVTFFSKLGLTGISLRMEDMAIMRSMRDRANRIRNCDTANIKRTLKVAEEQTALALEIRDAGLIDRLPPALRQLVEARLGNPEASLAELGEGLSPPITKSTVKYRWQRLSGYADALTARQDGIEAEDKEKGMLGGVEGETENVRS, from the coding sequence TTGAACTCCCTGGCCGAAGAACTCTGGGACGAATGGATCGTTCATCCCGTCGAGGATCCCCTCCAGGCGGAGGCGGAGTGCGCGGGGCTGCTCTCGGGGCTGGCGTCGGGGCGCGGCAGGGACCCCCTGCACATAGGCACCTCGCGCCTTTGGGCCGTCCGCCGCCTGTTTCGCCTCTGGCGAAGGACGCCCTGGGCCGGACGCTGGAGCCTTGCCGACGCCCTGGCTGTCCCGCAGGACATGAAGGGCCGCGTACGCATCCGGCTGCCCGACGACCTCCCGGCGACGCTCGAGTCCTACGGCATGGAACTCCTGGAGGCCGTTTCTCCGACCGCCTCGCACTGGTCCTGGCTGCGCGGCCTCTGGGGCGGCTGTGGGGGGCTCTACGTCCCGAGGTCCGGATACTACCTGGTCCTGCGCGTCTCGTCCCCCTCCGCTGCCGCGATCCTGAAGGGACTCCTGCCGAGGACGCGCATCGTATGGCAAAGGCGCCTGCTCCATGGGACGCACGAGATGATTCTGCGCGATCAGCAGAAGATCGTGACCTTCTTCAGCAAGCTGGGGCTGACCGGGATATCCCTGCGCATGGAGGACATGGCCATCATGCGGTCGATGCGGGACCGGGCCAATCGGATCCGGAACTGCGACACGGCCAATATCAAGAGGACCCTCAAGGTCGCCGAGGAGCAGACGGCGCTGGCCCTCGAAATTCGGGACGCCGGGCTCATCGATCGGCTTCCCCCGGCCCTGCGCCAGTTGGTCGAGGCCCGATTGGGGAATCCCGAGGCCTCCCTTGCGGAATTGGGGGAGGGGCTCTCTCCACCGATCACCAAAAGTACGGTAAAATATCGTTGGCAGCGATTGAGCGGTTATGCCGATGCCTTGACGGCAAGGCAGGATGGGATCGAGGCTGAGGACAAGGAAAAAGGCATGTTGGGAGGGGTCGAGGGTGAAACTGAAAACGTTCGGTCTTGA
- the yvcK gene encoding uridine diphosphate-N-acetylglucosamine-binding protein YvcK has translation MVIEWALSFALGLFTAFFLMVVFGIRPFRGRRVRAEDPFKGAIERRLSSGPFIVAVGGGTGLSTLLKGMKAFTRNITAVVAVTDEGGSSGRLRTEWGVLPPGDVRNCMVALAENDNSLKQLLDFRFDRGELAGHSLGNLLLLAVSELCGDFRVAVEQMNHLLAIRGRVLPVTTEPISLAGTTKDGTKVRGELEISRNGRKIKEIWLEPQNARPLAEVLQAVDGAEMILLGPGSLFTSVIPNLLLPDFSRRLCASPAPKVYVCNLMTQPEETEGMNILQHLEWVSAALGKVPEFIVVNSEPIPDDIVAAYGRDGAAPLHLNRHQREELRRLGCTCIEVPMVRITEARLLRHDSQKLAAVLFRLYRDLDLSGPGYPNRGSDLEGLT, from the coding sequence ATGGTGATCGAATGGGCACTGAGCTTCGCCCTGGGCTTATTCACGGCGTTCTTCCTCATGGTGGTGTTCGGCATCCGTCCGTTCCGCGGCAGGCGCGTCCGGGCCGAGGACCCGTTCAAGGGGGCCATCGAGCGGCGTCTGTCCTCGGGGCCCTTCATCGTGGCCGTCGGCGGGGGGACGGGGCTCTCCACGCTGCTGAAGGGGATGAAGGCCTTCACCCGCAACATCACGGCGGTCGTGGCCGTGACGGACGAGGGGGGGAGCTCCGGGCGTCTGCGTACCGAGTGGGGGGTTCTGCCGCCCGGGGACGTGCGGAACTGCATGGTCGCCCTCGCGGAGAACGACAACTCGCTCAAACAGCTGCTGGATTTCCGATTCGACCGCGGGGAGCTCGCCGGGCACAGCCTGGGAAATTTGCTGCTTCTGGCCGTCTCGGAGCTCTGCGGCGACTTCAGAGTCGCGGTCGAGCAGATGAATCACCTTCTGGCCATCCGGGGCAGGGTCCTGCCGGTCACCACCGAGCCCATCTCCCTTGCGGGGACGACGAAGGATGGAACGAAGGTACGGGGAGAGCTCGAGATATCGCGAAACGGCCGAAAAATCAAGGAGATCTGGCTCGAGCCCCAGAATGCCCGCCCCCTCGCCGAGGTGCTCCAGGCGGTGGATGGGGCGGAGATGATCCTGCTGGGGCCGGGGAGCCTCTTCACCAGCGTCATCCCCAACCTTCTCCTGCCGGACTTCTCGAGGAGGCTCTGCGCCTCCCCGGCTCCGAAGGTGTACGTCTGCAACCTGATGACCCAGCCCGAGGAGACGGAGGGCATGAACATCCTCCAGCACCTCGAGTGGGTCTCCGCAGCGCTGGGAAAGGTGCCCGAATTCATCGTCGTCAACAGCGAGCCCATACCGGACGACATCGTCGCGGCCTACGGCCGGGACGGGGCGGCACCGCTCCATCTGAACCGTCATCAGAGGGAGGAACTGCGCCGGCTGGGCTGTACCTGCATCGAGGTCCCCATGGTGCGCATCACGGAGGCGCGGCTCCTGCGTCACGACTCCCAGAAGCTGGCGGCGGTCCTCTTCCGGCTTTATCGGGATCTGGATTTATCAGGACCTGGATATCCGAATCGGGGATCCGACCTGGAGGGGCTGACTTGA
- the rapZ gene encoding RNase adapter RapZ produces MEGPEGMDGMGDIKQFVIVTGMSGAGKTTALKVLEDLGFFAIDNIPPGLLPQLFNLLAGHRAASQTGVAATIDIRNVERPDDFLEVVDDIRSVMPRVRIIFLDTSDEALIRRFEQTRRRHPLGGSLSVQEGIRRERALLAPIRERADVVIDTSLLDPQQHRQRLLQEFLGDVENGMSLILSSFGFKYGVPQDSNYVLDVRLLPNPFYVPELKPLTGTDPAVQEYLLSFPETAEFLEQSGRFLDFLVPRYLETGKMQLHVAIGCTGGQHRSVAVAEWLYRRYEKLRGGVAIIHRDRARVQPW; encoded by the coding sequence ATGGAGGGACCGGAGGGAATGGATGGGATGGGTGACATCAAGCAGTTCGTGATCGTGACGGGCATGTCCGGTGCCGGCAAGACGACGGCCCTCAAGGTCCTCGAGGACCTTGGCTTTTTTGCTATAGACAATATCCCCCCCGGTCTGCTGCCGCAGCTCTTCAATCTGCTGGCGGGACACCGCGCCGCCAGCCAAACGGGGGTCGCGGCGACGATAGATATCCGGAACGTCGAGCGGCCGGATGATTTTCTGGAGGTCGTCGACGACATCCGAAGCGTGATGCCGCGGGTTCGGATCATCTTTCTGGATACGTCCGACGAGGCCCTGATCCGCCGGTTCGAGCAGACTCGGCGCCGTCACCCCCTGGGGGGCAGCCTCTCCGTGCAGGAGGGGATCCGAAGGGAGCGCGCCCTTCTGGCCCCCATACGGGAGCGGGCCGACGTCGTGATCGACACCTCCCTCCTGGACCCCCAGCAGCACCGGCAGCGCCTGCTCCAGGAGTTCCTGGGGGACGTCGAAAACGGCATGTCCCTGATCCTCAGCTCCTTCGGCTTCAAATACGGGGTTCCCCAGGACAGCAACTACGTCCTCGACGTGCGCCTCCTCCCCAATCCCTTCTACGTCCCGGAGCTCAAGCCCCTCACGGGGACGGACCCCGCCGTCCAGGAATACCTCCTGTCCTTTCCCGAGACTGCGGAGTTCCTGGAGCAGAGCGGCCGCTTTCTGGACTTCCTCGTCCCCCGCTACCTGGAGACGGGCAAGATGCAGCTGCACGTCGCCATCGGCTGCACGGGCGGCCAGCATCGTTCGGTTGCCGTCGCGGAGTGGCTTTATCGCCGTTACGAAAAACTGCGCGGCGGGGTCGCCATCATCCACAGGGACAGGGCGCGGGTACAGCCATGGTGA